A stretch of the Jeotgalibacillus malaysiensis genome encodes the following:
- a CDS encoding type IV secretory pathway VirB4 component-like protein has protein sequence MGKKKKKKQVTDETFVMEDDSTGVSSNIFEKGMTDIKDYIAPPSFERNHHDYLRAGEKFVRSYVMTGFPSSIRVGWLDSIIHGEADTDLTIHINPADERTALDELTNKITQFEAQLYIEQEKGSIRNESMLRNKITSLYSQRERLEQNFENLFHIQIGANLFADSKEELEKEAQKIDNKLKGNKTYLMPTYLRQAEGYKTSLPFGKTYIPDLFRNFNTGALTACFPFYNAEISHETGVFIGVNLETNTPVMIDFYDRKKLFNSNVTVFGQAGSGKTFAVSLLTMRSALRGVRTVIIDPENEYQALTKALGGAHISIATDSKHFLNPFDVESEVNPDDGIERVDLKSKAADILNLIAVMAGGLNAEQRSIVATVIKQTYEDFGFSEDPSSLLFSDGHFDEESGIFYAEGMRKPMPTFSDFHERLDTLARSENNRDTQRLSKSLEIYKKGGIYDLFDCHTSEELTNFKNAPIVTFDISQLEESILRPIGMYVALSWAWEKFAKKNRHIKKRIVCDEAWMLVNKNMAGHEYTGQFLENCSRRIRKRNGGLLVASQNFMEFADSQQGQAVLKNAVTKILLKQDSTDIDGVQDMFKLSDGERNFLLQAQRGEALIKMSQQSSVAYVLPFDYEVEFISKANQQITEARSS, from the coding sequence ATGGGGAAAAAGAAAAAGAAAAAACAAGTAACAGATGAAACTTTCGTGATGGAAGATGATTCCACTGGCGTTTCATCCAATATCTTTGAAAAAGGGATGACCGATATCAAAGATTATATTGCACCACCTTCCTTCGAGCGAAATCACCATGATTATTTACGTGCCGGAGAGAAATTTGTAAGAAGTTATGTGATGACCGGGTTCCCTTCAAGCATTCGGGTCGGGTGGCTAGATTCCATCATCCATGGTGAAGCAGATACAGATTTAACCATTCATATCAATCCTGCCGACGAACGGACGGCTCTTGATGAATTGACCAATAAAATCACTCAGTTTGAAGCTCAGCTTTACATCGAGCAAGAAAAGGGGAGTATCCGGAACGAATCCATGTTACGCAACAAGATTACCTCTCTTTACTCTCAACGTGAAAGACTGGAACAAAACTTTGAAAACTTATTCCACATTCAAATCGGAGCAAACCTATTTGCTGACTCGAAAGAAGAATTGGAGAAAGAAGCTCAAAAAATCGACAACAAACTAAAGGGGAATAAGACCTATCTGATGCCAACGTATTTGCGTCAGGCAGAAGGATATAAAACATCTCTCCCATTCGGAAAAACGTATATTCCTGACCTTTTCCGAAACTTTAACACAGGAGCTCTGACAGCTTGCTTCCCATTCTACAATGCGGAAATCTCCCATGAGACCGGTGTATTTATCGGTGTCAACCTCGAAACAAACACACCCGTCATGATTGACTTCTACGACCGTAAAAAACTCTTCAATTCAAATGTCACGGTGTTTGGTCAAGCGGGTTCTGGTAAAACGTTCGCTGTATCACTCCTCACCATGCGTTCTGCCCTTCGTGGTGTTCGTACTGTTATCATTGACCCTGAAAATGAATATCAAGCATTAACGAAAGCTTTAGGTGGAGCACATATCAGTATTGCGACAGACAGCAAGCATTTCTTGAATCCATTCGATGTTGAATCAGAAGTGAACCCGGATGATGGAATTGAACGAGTTGACCTCAAGTCAAAAGCGGCTGACATTCTGAACCTGATTGCAGTTATGGCAGGAGGACTCAACGCTGAACAACGCTCGATTGTTGCAACCGTAATTAAGCAAACATACGAAGATTTTGGATTTTCAGAAGACCCGTCTTCACTCTTGTTCTCAGACGGTCACTTTGACGAAGAATCAGGTATCTTCTATGCAGAAGGAATGCGTAAGCCTATGCCAACCTTCTCTGATTTTCATGAACGCTTAGATACTTTAGCAAGAAGTGAAAACAACCGTGATACACAACGCCTTTCCAAGTCATTGGAAATCTACAAAAAAGGCGGTATCTACGACCTCTTCGATTGTCACACCTCTGAAGAACTCACCAACTTCAAAAATGCTCCAATCGTTACTTTCGACATTTCTCAATTAGAAGAATCCATTCTCCGTCCAATCGGAATGTATGTCGCTCTCTCATGGGCATGGGAGAAATTTGCGAAGAAAAATCGTCATATCAAAAAACGAATTGTATGTGACGAAGCGTGGATGCTCGTGAATAAAAACATGGCAGGTCATGAATACACAGGTCAGTTCTTAGAAAACTGTTCACGTCGTATTCGTAAACGTAATGGCGGATTGCTTGTTGCATCTCAGAACTTCATGGAGTTCGCAGACAGTCAACAAGGACAAGCGGTGCTTAAAAACGCCGTTACTAAAATCCTGTTAAAACAAGACTCAACGGATATTGATGGTGTTCAAGACATGTTCAAATTGTCAGACGGGGAACGAAACTTCCTGTTGCAAGCACAACGTGGGGAAGCACTTATCAAGATGAGTCAGCAAAGTTCAGTGGCGTATGTCTTGCCATTTGACTATGAAGTTGAATTTATTTCAAAAGCGAACCAGCAAATCACAGAAGCTCGTTCGTCATAA
- a CDS encoding DNA-dirted RNA polymerase, protein MSKREHDHEEYEDDIESSESSSSGDEGSNKAVDMAKGAGKTAGKKLGKMAMKKLGKFAVKLMAKIMAKLLALLGPYVLAGIAILIALMILFSLAYDIGYETKGKDEEYQEEDTRFDNPLKLDDKGEYITTSMSSANKIVKAYYAYYTQQSYFKVINKKMYNSKDLIVKDVKDKYSREKEFMLNPEFLWSLDENLHENKFRYPEQFIKPVHHDEETYELKQLTNENTLLNVESQKYDKKTGLAMKGEKELGVWDYGFAPILQYKEFKEEKEKRGAITEMQVWNKDKQKFENQSVENGKSKTEGVPGFPKTVYMIEAVTSSVGTIENKIEHEWQNTGEKWTKTITEDVTVDVRYEEEVEVPSVNEGGLPMYYVVDENGKKTSQITTGVTAYPVMTKTTVTKYKKETKPATRKIEGYVWSKEPRYEGEPDTSKIVGSRYIEDYMYHYETRVPKNVLGKLELRERTGKNIEGLEAILEDVEEELDEKSEYDNAGEQTTSGTSLDSMMGVQGGSAAFKNASQYLAIFQKYGETYGIDPMLLMAVSAQEAGGQHDQHIGDRCNYAGCGIMQIEHPGGVTTSASAFNYKTGQKETVSVSYNSVKDVDSNIRVGAMILQSRLQKYGNNILFALQAYNFGTGGIGAVAKVAGKDVDYFAKNHGDTSWMAARQEVHTNPSKYFSWSSGTYGDPTYAEKIMKHYPGGSGQKPWAIDKAGNKVYVDGNIKMGEGIAQGDSSSGGFSILNLIDLIVEKWAELFPDAPKEFSPQHVKFANKQIGDAPIDILNMAFAMKEKKYFSEYTYITPKQWKEKYKLLFSAPPSMTGGTQTSIGQKLSQYFPNGYGNVVEKADKVAVPYNGVGISIQAPEGSKVLAIADGKVKEVGRDFVVIDHGEGAVSRYSTLKQVKVKEGDDVKKGATIGISGKNVFLEVQLDGQPTDPSWIVAGGSLTGAFITPAQGRFTSAFGWRPDPFGGSTSDYHTGIDIAAPIGTPILAAADGVVIDVGYRGGYGNLIHVKHTINGKTMSTVYAHLQSMNVNDGDEVKQGQIIGGMGSTGNSTGSHLHFEIQDGVGRYKDNPLDPAKFIKL, encoded by the coding sequence ATGAGTAAGCGTGAACACGACCACGAAGAATACGAAGATGATATAGAGTCAAGTGAAAGCTCCTCATCAGGAGATGAGGGGAGCAATAAGGCTGTCGATATGGCGAAAGGTGCCGGAAAAACAGCAGGGAAGAAATTAGGCAAGATGGCAATGAAAAAATTAGGGAAATTTGCAGTGAAGCTTATGGCTAAAATCATGGCAAAGTTACTCGCCCTACTAGGTCCGTATGTTTTAGCGGGGATTGCTATCCTAATCGCACTAATGATTCTATTCTCTTTGGCTTATGACATTGGATATGAGACTAAAGGGAAGGACGAGGAATATCAAGAAGAAGACACTCGTTTTGATAATCCGTTGAAGCTAGATGATAAGGGTGAGTATATCACGACTTCGATGTCAAGTGCGAATAAGATTGTGAAAGCCTATTATGCGTATTACACGCAACAATCTTACTTTAAGGTCATCAACAAAAAGATGTACAATTCTAAGGATTTAATCGTTAAAGACGTCAAAGATAAATATTCACGGGAGAAAGAATTCATGTTGAATCCAGAGTTCTTATGGTCACTTGATGAGAATCTTCATGAGAATAAGTTTCGTTATCCAGAGCAATTCATCAAACCGGTTCATCACGATGAAGAGACTTATGAGTTAAAACAGCTGACGAATGAGAACACTCTCCTTAACGTAGAAAGTCAAAAATATGACAAGAAGACTGGGCTTGCGATGAAAGGCGAAAAAGAATTAGGCGTTTGGGACTACGGATTCGCTCCGATTTTGCAGTATAAAGAGTTTAAAGAGGAGAAAGAAAAGCGTGGTGCCATTACAGAAATGCAAGTTTGGAACAAAGACAAACAAAAATTTGAAAATCAATCTGTCGAAAATGGAAAGAGCAAGACAGAAGGAGTTCCGGGATTCCCTAAAACGGTTTACATGATTGAAGCTGTGACTTCTAGTGTCGGAACAATCGAAAATAAAATCGAACATGAATGGCAGAACACCGGTGAGAAATGGACAAAAACCATTACAGAGGATGTGACAGTTGATGTTCGGTATGAAGAAGAAGTTGAAGTACCTTCTGTAAACGAGGGTGGACTTCCAATGTATTATGTAGTAGATGAAAATGGGAAAAAGACAAGTCAGATTACAACGGGTGTTACCGCATATCCAGTAATGACGAAGACAACTGTAACGAAGTACAAGAAAGAAACGAAACCGGCAACCCGTAAAATTGAAGGGTATGTCTGGTCGAAAGAACCTCGATATGAAGGGGAACCGGACACATCGAAAATTGTGGGGAGTCGATACATCGAAGATTACATGTATCACTACGAAACTCGTGTTCCAAAAAACGTACTTGGTAAACTCGAACTAAGAGAGCGTACAGGTAAAAACATCGAAGGTCTAGAAGCGATTTTGGAAGATGTCGAAGAAGAGTTAGATGAGAAAAGTGAGTACGACAATGCAGGTGAGCAGACTACTTCTGGCACAAGCCTTGACTCTATGATGGGCGTACAGGGTGGTTCAGCGGCATTTAAAAACGCTTCTCAATATCTAGCAATCTTCCAAAAATACGGAGAAACCTACGGGATTGACCCGATGCTCTTGATGGCGGTATCCGCACAAGAAGCGGGTGGTCAGCATGACCAACACATTGGAGACCGTTGTAATTATGCGGGATGTGGGATTATGCAAATCGAACACCCTGGTGGTGTCACGACTTCTGCTTCTGCATTCAACTACAAAACAGGTCAAAAAGAAACCGTATCTGTTTCCTACAATTCTGTAAAGGATGTCGATAGCAACATTCGTGTTGGGGCAATGATTTTACAATCTCGCCTGCAGAAATACGGGAACAACATCTTGTTTGCTTTGCAAGCCTACAACTTTGGTACAGGTGGTATTGGAGCTGTAGCTAAGGTGGCAGGTAAAGATGTCGATTACTTTGCAAAGAACCATGGTGACACGTCATGGATGGCGGCACGTCAAGAAGTTCATACAAACCCGAGCAAATATTTCTCGTGGAGTAGCGGAACGTATGGTGACCCGACATATGCAGAGAAAATCATGAAACATTACCCAGGTGGAAGTGGACAAAAACCGTGGGCTATTGACAAGGCAGGAAACAAAGTCTATGTAGATGGAAACATCAAGATGGGTGAAGGAATTGCCCAAGGAGATTCATCGAGTGGCGGATTCTCAATCTTAAACCTCATCGATTTAATCGTTGAAAAATGGGCGGAGTTATTCCCGGACGCACCTAAAGAGTTCTCACCTCAACACGTTAAATTTGCCAATAAGCAAATTGGAGATGCTCCTATTGACATTTTAAACATGGCTTTTGCGATGAAAGAGAAGAAGTATTTCTCAGAGTACACCTACATCACACCAAAACAATGGAAAGAGAAATATAAACTCTTATTCTCTGCTCCTCCTAGTATGACAGGTGGTACTCAAACAAGCATTGGTCAAAAACTGAGCCAGTACTTCCCGAACGGATACGGCAACGTTGTTGAAAAAGCAGATAAGGTAGCGGTTCCGTACAACGGGGTTGGCATTTCCATTCAGGCTCCAGAAGGTTCGAAAGTCCTTGCTATTGCAGATGGTAAAGTCAAAGAGGTTGGTCGTGATTTCGTTGTCATTGACCATGGAGAAGGGGCTGTAAGCCGTTATTCCACCCTCAAACAGGTTAAGGTCAAAGAAGGAGATGATGTGAAGAAAGGGGCAACCATTGGTATCTCAGGTAAGAACGTGTTCCTGGAGGTTCAATTGGATGGTCAACCTACTGACCCATCATGGATTGTTGCTGGAGGTAGCCTAACGGGAGCTTTCATCACACCGGCTCAGGGTCGATTCACTTCTGCCTTCGGTTGGCGTCCTGACCCATTCGGAGGTTCAACTTCTGATTACCACACTGGAATCGATATTGCCGCTCCAATCGGAACCCCTATTTTAGCGGCGGCGGACGGAGTGGTCATTGATGTGGGATATCGTGGAGGATACGGGAACTTGATTCACGTTAAACACACGATTAATGGAAAAACAATGTCTACTGTTTACGCTCACTTGCAAAGCATGAATGTAAATGATGGAGATGAAGTGAAACAAGGTCAGATTATCGGTGGAATGGGTTCAACAGGGAATTCAACTGGTTCCCACCTTCACTTTGAAATCCAGGATGGAGTTGGACGATATAAGGACAATCCATTAGACCCAGCTAAGTTTATCAAGCTTTAA
- a CDS encoding protein translocase subunit SecA: MGILKALKESETKRFLKYAEKKVKKIENLSEQMKSLSDETLKSKTVEFKERFKSGESLDELLVEAFAVCREASERVLGMRHYPVQLIGGIALHEGTIAEMRTGEGKTLVATLSAYLNALSGEGVHVVTVNDYLAQRDHDIMAPLYQFLGLTTGVVTGDIDPSYRKEQYQADITYITNTELGFDFLRDNMVMSKDERVQRKLTYCIVDEVDSVLLDDARTPLIISGGGEEPTHYYKVVDMFVRTLKKDKDFKKDEEHKQIWLTDEGIDKTERFFRLKNFTTEEGMSIRFHIEKALYAHQYMEIDRDYIVRNGEVLIIDQGTGRVSDGRRFSNGLHQCLEAKEGVKIQKENKTLATITYQNFFLLYEKIAGMTGTAKTEEVEFREIYGLSVHVIPTNKPVLRQDLDDKLYLTATAKYNAIVEDVLDCVKRGQPVLIGTSSIEKSELVSSLLLEKGITHVVLNAKNHAKEADIVQNAGQRGVVTIATNMAGRGTDIKLGEGVREVGGLKIIGTERHENRRIDNQLRGRSGRQGDPGMSQFYLSFDDDLLRIFAPPAIKQRLKQLVTDEDSEIENKFLLKTIQSSQKKLEGSHYDMRKETIKYDSINNQQRLKLYEERNLLLDGKVDVFDALERAALEFVKQTFHSTFEDWKIHGDDESYFRSAKTFVEMMVSFGLVISLDGLNELEGQKPKTIENWLAEQVYPVLLERKSQLKEQEDMLRIQILQGIDQAWTDHLEALNQIKEDVRFASYKQANPVQEYNQESLIAFNQMSDAITAYMGRLLLQSNYQDEA; encoded by the coding sequence ATGGGTATTTTAAAAGCCTTGAAAGAGTCAGAAACAAAACGTTTCTTAAAATATGCAGAAAAGAAAGTCAAAAAGATTGAGAATTTGTCGGAGCAAATGAAATCCCTCTCTGATGAAACGTTAAAATCAAAAACAGTAGAATTCAAAGAACGATTCAAGTCAGGTGAGAGCCTCGATGAATTGTTGGTTGAAGCCTTTGCCGTTTGTCGAGAAGCTTCAGAGCGAGTACTTGGCATGCGTCATTATCCTGTACAGCTCATTGGTGGGATTGCCCTTCATGAAGGAACCATTGCTGAGATGCGTACAGGTGAAGGGAAAACACTTGTCGCAACCCTATCCGCTTACTTAAATGCCTTGTCTGGAGAGGGTGTTCACGTTGTTACGGTAAACGATTATCTTGCTCAACGTGACCATGACATCATGGCTCCACTATATCAATTCCTCGGACTTACTACCGGCGTCGTAACTGGAGATATTGACCCTTCTTATCGCAAAGAACAATATCAAGCAGACATTACGTATATCACAAATACAGAGCTTGGCTTTGACTTCCTTCGAGACAATATGGTGATGAGTAAAGATGAGCGAGTGCAACGGAAGCTCACGTATTGTATTGTCGATGAAGTGGACAGTGTCCTTTTGGATGATGCCCGTACTCCACTCATTATCTCTGGTGGAGGGGAAGAGCCAACACACTACTATAAGGTGGTGGATATGTTTGTTCGAACGTTGAAAAAAGATAAAGATTTCAAGAAAGACGAAGAACACAAGCAGATTTGGTTAACCGATGAGGGGATTGACAAAACAGAACGATTCTTCCGATTGAAGAACTTTACAACAGAAGAAGGCATGTCGATTCGATTCCATATTGAGAAAGCACTTTATGCTCATCAGTACATGGAAATCGACCGTGATTACATCGTTCGAAATGGGGAAGTGCTCATCATTGACCAGGGAACAGGACGTGTGTCAGATGGTCGCCGATTCTCAAATGGGCTTCACCAATGTCTTGAAGCCAAAGAAGGTGTGAAGATTCAGAAGGAAAATAAGACCCTTGCAACGATTACGTATCAAAACTTTTTCCTTTTGTACGAAAAAATTGCAGGTATGACAGGAACGGCTAAGACAGAAGAAGTTGAGTTCCGTGAAATCTATGGTCTTTCAGTTCATGTCATCCCAACAAACAAACCTGTGCTTCGTCAAGACCTTGATGACAAACTCTATTTGACGGCAACAGCCAAATATAATGCTATTGTTGAGGATGTGTTGGATTGTGTTAAACGTGGACAACCGGTCTTAATCGGTACATCAAGTATTGAGAAATCAGAGCTTGTATCGAGTCTCCTTCTGGAAAAAGGTATCACGCATGTCGTATTAAATGCGAAAAACCATGCGAAAGAAGCAGATATCGTCCAAAATGCCGGACAACGTGGGGTTGTTACCATTGCAACCAACATGGCAGGACGTGGAACGGATATTAAATTAGGTGAAGGTGTACGGGAAGTCGGAGGATTGAAAATCATCGGGACAGAACGACATGAAAACCGACGGATTGACAATCAGCTTCGTGGTCGTTCTGGTCGTCAGGGAGACCCGGGGATGTCGCAGTTTTATCTCTCGTTTGATGATGACCTTCTTCGTATCTTTGCTCCGCCTGCCATTAAGCAACGACTCAAACAGCTGGTGACAGACGAGGATTCCGAAATTGAGAACAAGTTCTTGTTAAAAACGATTCAATCGTCACAAAAGAAACTTGAAGGAAGTCATTATGATATGCGTAAAGAAACCATCAAGTACGATAGTATTAATAACCAACAGCGTTTGAAGCTTTATGAAGAGCGAAATCTGTTGTTAGATGGGAAAGTCGATGTGTTTGATGCATTAGAGCGTGCCGCTCTCGAATTCGTGAAGCAAACGTTCCATAGCACATTCGAAGACTGGAAGATTCACGGCGATGATGAGAGCTATTTCCGTTCAGCGAAAACATTTGTCGAGATGATGGTCTCGTTTGGATTGGTCATTTCGCTCGATGGACTCAATGAACTTGAAGGGCAAAAACCAAAAACCATTGAAAACTGGTTAGCTGAGCAGGTATATCCCGTTTTATTGGAACGAAAATCTCAACTAAAAGAGCAAGAAGATATGCTTCGTATCCAAATCCTGCAAGGGATTGACCAGGCATGGACAGACCACTTAGAAGCACTAAATCAAATCAAAGAAGATGTTCGCTTTGCTTCCTACAAACAGGCGAATCCGGTTCAGGAATACAATCAGGAATCACTGATTGCCTTTAACCAAATGAGCGATGCGATTACCGCTTATATGGGTCGTCTGCTTTTGCAATCAAACTATCAAGATGAAGCGTGA